The following are encoded in a window of Staphylospora marina genomic DNA:
- the rbsK gene encoding ribokinase encodes MSRKPRLVVVGSINMDVVIEAIRPPRMGETVMGESVRFIPGGKGANQAVAAARLDADVHMIGVVGGDPFGHTLLDSLRGSGVDTAAVRVLDDVPSGVAGITLAGGDNSIIVVPGANGRLSPDDVAAHEDRIAEADAVLLQLEIPMETVIAAARTAKRRGVRVMLNPAPVRELPDELLALTDVICPNRIELETLTGLPAEGKALPKAMRQLRQRGAGQVVVTLGADGAAFLDERDHWGTEPGRSVRVVDTTGAGDAFHAGLAVALAEGRSLPDAVRFAVCTGSLAVTRFGAQTGMPSRREVDELESRKN; translated from the coding sequence ATGTCGCGCAAACCGAGGCTGGTGGTGGTGGGCAGCATCAACATGGACGTGGTGATCGAAGCAATCCGACCGCCGCGAATGGGAGAAACGGTGATGGGAGAGTCGGTGCGGTTCATCCCCGGCGGAAAAGGGGCCAATCAGGCAGTGGCGGCCGCACGGCTCGACGCGGACGTTCACATGATTGGCGTCGTGGGCGGAGACCCGTTCGGTCACACCTTGTTGGACTCCCTCCGGGGAAGCGGTGTTGACACCGCAGCGGTCCGGGTGCTCGATGATGTTCCTTCCGGCGTGGCGGGCATCACGCTGGCGGGCGGGGACAATTCGATCATCGTGGTGCCGGGAGCCAACGGACGCCTGTCACCGGATGACGTGGCCGCCCATGAAGACCGGATCGCGGAGGCGGACGCTGTTCTCCTGCAACTGGAAATCCCGATGGAAACCGTGATCGCTGCCGCACGGACGGCCAAACGGCGAGGGGTGCGGGTGATGCTCAATCCCGCTCCGGTCCGTGAACTGCCCGATGAGTTGCTGGCCCTGACCGATGTGATCTGTCCGAACCGCATCGAACTGGAAACGCTCACCGGACTTCCGGCGGAAGGGAAAGCGTTGCCGAAAGCCATGCGGCAGCTCAGGCAAAGGGGAGCGGGGCAGGTCGTCGTCACGCTTGGAGCGGACGGAGCGGCCTTCCTGGATGAACGGGACCATTGGGGAACAGAACCGGGCCGGTCAGTGCGGGTGGTCGACACCACCGGCGCCGGGGACGCCTTCCATGCCGGGCTCGCCGTGGCACTGGCGGAAGGGAGGTCGCTGCCGGACGCCGTGCGTTTCGCCGTCTGCACGGGTTCACTGGCCGTCACCCGGTTCGGGGCGCAGACCGGCATGCCCTCCCGGAGAGAAGTGGACGAACTGGAAAGCCGGAAGAACTGA
- the ribD gene encoding bifunctional diaminohydroxyphosphoribosylaminopyrimidine deaminase/5-amino-6-(5-phosphoribosylamino)uracil reductase RibD produces MKSDLEYMQEAVLEGRKAQGKTGTNPPVGAIIVKDGEIVGRGHTSHLGGPHAEVNALRMAGEKAKGATVYCTLEPCSHYGRTPPCAEALVKAQVARVVVGILDPYPKVNGKGVEYLRQHGIEVSVGYLEEIIKEDLKEFLERVQKGTQQ; encoded by the coding sequence ATGAAGTCGGATCTGGAGTACATGCAGGAAGCCGTACTGGAAGGAAGAAAAGCGCAAGGGAAAACAGGAACCAATCCGCCGGTGGGAGCCATCATCGTGAAAGACGGGGAGATTGTCGGCAGAGGCCACACCTCGCATCTCGGCGGTCCGCACGCCGAGGTGAACGCTCTCCGGATGGCCGGGGAAAAAGCAAAAGGAGCCACTGTTTATTGCACGTTGGAGCCTTGCTCTCATTACGGCCGGACTCCGCCTTGCGCCGAGGCTCTGGTGAAAGCGCAAGTGGCCCGGGTGGTGGTGGGAATCCTGGATCCGTATCCCAAAGTCAACGGAAAAGGCGTCGAATACCTGAGGCAGCATGGCATTGAAGTCAGCGTGGGCTATCTGGAAGAGATCATCAAAGAGGATCTGAAGGAGTTTTTGGAGAGAGTCCAAAAAGGCACTCAACAATAA
- a CDS encoding creatininase family protein, giving the protein MDYRSTWPEMEGVRLAFFPVGSLEQHGPHLPVGTDGIIAEAIARELSRRFHPSFLFPMLPVSASFEHFGFPGSFSLRVPTIYAYVKDLVDSMEYQGIRRCVIVNGHGGNHLLRNIVQELNIPKPKLLLVPSQKHWNAAYQDAGLSHTTSQDMHAGEGETSLLLYLTSEGTVREEHIRDVDSPGRPLLETLGMKAYTSTGTIGFPAKASQEKGKKLFHALMESISGTVEEFLKATD; this is encoded by the coding sequence GTGGACTATCGGTCAACCTGGCCGGAGATGGAAGGCGTTCGGCTTGCGTTTTTCCCTGTGGGATCATTGGAGCAGCATGGTCCTCATCTTCCCGTCGGAACGGACGGAATCATTGCCGAAGCGATTGCGAGAGAGCTTTCCCGACGGTTCCATCCTTCCTTTTTGTTCCCCATGTTGCCGGTGTCCGCCTCTTTTGAGCACTTCGGATTCCCGGGTTCTTTTTCATTGCGGGTGCCTACCATTTACGCATATGTCAAAGATCTTGTGGACTCCATGGAATATCAGGGAATCCGGCGATGCGTCATTGTCAACGGCCATGGCGGCAACCATCTGTTGCGCAACATTGTCCAGGAACTGAACATCCCGAAGCCGAAACTGTTGCTGGTTCCGTCGCAGAAACATTGGAACGCGGCCTACCAGGATGCGGGACTGTCCCACACGACCAGCCAAGACATGCACGCGGGAGAGGGAGAGACTTCTCTGCTTTTGTACCTGACTTCTGAGGGAACGGTCCGGGAGGAACACATCAGAGATGTGGATTCGCCGGGGCGGCCACTGCTGGAAACGTTGGGAATGAAGGCGTATACTTCCACGGGAACCATCGGTTTCCCGGCCAAAGCGAGTCAGGAAAAAGGAAAGAAGTTGTTTCACGCGCTGATGGAGTCCATTTCCGGCACCGTCGAAGAGTTTCTGAAAGCCACTGACTGA